One window of Bacillus sp. THAF10 genomic DNA carries:
- the murC gene encoding UDP-N-acetylmuramate--L-alanine ligase: MTIYHFVGIKGSGMSALAGILDDMHYQVQGSDIEKRFFTQKGLEEKGITILPFAKENVKDNMTVIAGNAFPDTHEEIVAARELNIPVIRYPQFLGQFMDKYTSIAVTGAHGKTSTTGLLAHVVQGAKPTSYLIGDGTGKGVEGSEYFVFEACEYKRHFLSYFPDYTIMTNIDFDHPDYFGSIDDVFSAFQEMALQVKKGIIAFGDDEYLQKIQAKVPVIYYGFGEENDFQARHVEKSTEGTTFDVFVRNNYYATFKINGYGDHNIMNALAVIALCHYEEISVDVIQQQLLTFEGVKRRFSEKVVGSQVLIDDYAHHPTEIRATIDAAKQKYPDREVVAVFQPHTFTRTQTFLNEFAESLSGADCVYLCDIFGSARENQGKLTINDLLNKIPQANILTEEGTEVLAKHESSVIIFMGAGDITKFQEAYENSKQVQ; encoded by the coding sequence ATGACCATTTATCATTTCGTTGGTATAAAAGGTTCAGGAATGAGCGCACTTGCAGGCATTTTAGATGATATGCACTATCAAGTTCAAGGCTCAGATATTGAAAAGAGATTCTTTACCCAAAAAGGACTAGAAGAAAAGGGCATCACCATTCTTCCTTTTGCTAAAGAAAATGTGAAAGACAATATGACTGTTATTGCAGGTAATGCTTTTCCTGATACGCATGAGGAAATCGTAGCTGCAAGAGAGCTCAATATTCCCGTGATCCGTTATCCACAATTTCTCGGACAATTTATGGATAAATACACTAGTATTGCCGTAACAGGTGCCCATGGGAAAACATCAACAACCGGGCTATTGGCTCATGTTGTACAGGGTGCGAAACCCACCTCCTATCTTATAGGTGATGGTACAGGGAAGGGTGTGGAAGGAAGCGAGTATTTCGTGTTTGAAGCATGTGAATATAAGCGTCATTTCTTGTCCTATTTCCCGGATTACACCATTATGACCAATATCGATTTTGATCATCCTGATTATTTTGGGAGTATTGATGATGTGTTTTCTGCTTTTCAAGAGATGGCATTGCAGGTTAAAAAGGGAATTATAGCGTTCGGTGATGATGAATACCTCCAAAAAATCCAAGCAAAGGTACCTGTAATATACTATGGTTTTGGAGAGGAAAATGACTTCCAGGCCCGTCATGTAGAGAAATCTACCGAAGGAACGACTTTTGATGTATTCGTTCGTAACAATTATTATGCTACCTTTAAAATTAATGGCTATGGAGATCACAACATTATGAATGCCTTGGCTGTAATTGCTTTATGCCACTATGAGGAGATTTCCGTTGATGTAATCCAACAGCAGCTTTTAACCTTTGAAGGAGTAAAGCGACGTTTTTCTGAAAAAGTAGTGGGATCTCAAGTATTAATAGATGACTACGCTCATCATCCAACGGAGATTCGCGCTACCATTGACGCTGCCAAACAAAAATATCCTGATCGAGAAGTGGTAGCCGTGTTCCAACCACATACCTTCACTAGAACGCAAACCTTCTTGAATGAATTTGCAGAAAGTCTTAGTGGGGCAGACTGTGTGTATCTTTGTGACATATTTGGCTCAGCGCGGGAGAACCAAGGTAAACTGACAATCAATGATTTGTTAAACAAAATTCCTCAGGCGAATATCTTAACGGAGGAAGGTACAGAAGTGCTCGCCAAGCATGAAAGTAGCGTTATTATTTTCATGGGTGCTGGAGATATTACAAAGTTCCAAGAAGCATATGAAAATTCCAAACAAGTTCAATAA
- a CDS encoding nicotinate phosphoribosyltransferase — protein MKEIELKLQGKINRLTNNTFKFDERVKEGWFSAVYFLKTREIVKEFKPDNIVTMQFFQKDHAVLCGTDEVIALIKAFADNPDELEIYSLKDGDKIAPFETVMTITGPYQSFGYLEGVIDGILARRTSVATNVYNVVKAAGQKPVIFMGDRDDHYTQQAGDGYAAHIGGSTAQATHAMNEWWGKKGMGTMPHALIQLFNGDVVEASKAYHSKFPEDDLVVLVDYNNDVITDALRVAREFGDKLKGVRVDTSRTMIDQYFIRNQDVLGTFDPRGVNAPLVFALREALDKEGYQHVKIVVSGGFSEQRIKEFEEQNVPVNIYGVGGSLLKIHIGFTGDNVVLNGELQAKAGRRYRFNERLEKVE, from the coding sequence ATGAAAGAAATTGAATTGAAACTACAAGGGAAAATTAATAGGCTGACAAACAATACCTTCAAGTTTGATGAACGTGTAAAAGAAGGCTGGTTTTCAGCTGTCTATTTTTTAAAAACAAGGGAAATCGTAAAAGAATTTAAGCCAGACAATATTGTTACCATGCAATTTTTTCAAAAGGACCATGCGGTTTTGTGTGGGACAGATGAAGTAATAGCCTTAATAAAAGCCTTTGCTGATAATCCCGATGAACTTGAAATTTATTCATTAAAAGATGGAGATAAAATTGCGCCATTTGAAACGGTGATGACCATTACAGGTCCTTATCAGAGCTTTGGTTACCTTGAAGGAGTAATTGATGGCATACTGGCCAGAAGAACATCCGTTGCTACGAATGTCTATAATGTCGTGAAAGCAGCGGGGCAAAAGCCTGTTATTTTTATGGGAGATCGAGATGATCACTATACACAGCAGGCCGGAGATGGTTATGCAGCTCATATTGGAGGTTCTACTGCACAAGCCACTCATGCTATGAATGAATGGTGGGGAAAAAAAGGGATGGGTACGATGCCTCACGCATTAATCCAGCTTTTCAATGGAGATGTAGTGGAAGCATCCAAAGCATATCATTCCAAATTCCCTGAGGATGACCTGGTAGTGTTAGTTGATTACAATAATGATGTCATAACGGATGCCCTGCGTGTTGCAAGAGAATTTGGTGACAAACTAAAGGGTGTTCGTGTGGACACTTCCCGGACGATGATTGATCAATATTTTATTCGTAACCAGGATGTGTTAGGAACCTTTGATCCAAGGGGCGTAAATGCTCCACTTGTGTTTGCACTTCGTGAGGCCCTTGATAAAGAAGGCTACCAGCATGTGAAAATTGTGGTAAGTGGAGGCTTCAGTGAGCAGCGAATTAAAGAGTTTGAGGAACAAAATGTCCCAGTTAATATTTATGGAGTTGGCGGAAGCTTATTGAAAATTCATATTGGTTTTACAGGAGACAATGTAGTGCTCAATGGTGAATTGCAAGCCAAGGCTGGCAGAAGATACAGATTTAACGAACGACTTGAAAAGGTAGAGTAG
- a CDS encoding DNA translocase FtsK: MNWIKKLFNQIEGEEKVIELKREQERGTSGKDPHAKVAYQYPTGKFRFPLIPDEEQQRQQARRTKREKAQRSPEPDVTLNDEEKKENNINEDPPQKKDEGAKWQKEKKFEKVTKVDSQPFHPTEVPSPIYGNNPRPPKKLEGYVPEIELTEEFEFARTERDDTSSQEEVMVNEEVMDISPLEEKAEISDIQPDETDVQEEVVIQGEAVIQEEAVIQEEAVIQEDAVIQEEAVIQEEAVIREEAVIQEEPVIQEEAVIQEEPMKQDESINQEGYLSAKEAAATAETDIKQEQNEKPKRKRQHVPFNVIMLKQDKRSLEQRRQRDSQLSQTSDYSQKQPSAKVQNIQEPVEHLEEQVSLDGEPQPYYQTPPLHFLTLPPQHSENDQEWVLEQKRLLDETLHHFKVGARVVKATQGPSVTQFEVQPEPGVKVNKITNLSDDIKLSLSARDIRMEAPIPGKNTIGIEVPNRVSKPVFIREIIQDPMFIQHSSPLTVAMGLDISGKPVVLDLQKMPHGLIAGATGSGKSVCVNSIIMSLLYKSTPDEVKLLLIDPKMVELTPYNHIPHLVSPVITDVKAATAALKWAVEEMERRYELFVHAGVRDITKFNELAKKHHQETLPYMVIIIDELADLMMVAPSDVEEAICRIAQKARACGMHLLIATQRPSVDVITGLIKANIPTRIAFSVSSQVDSRTIIDIGGAERLLGRGDMLLLENGAPKPIRVQGNFVADEEIERAVAHVRQEQKPNYLFEQSELLKENTSNEEDELFVEACQFVIEQGGASTSSLQRKFRIGYNRAARLMEMMENQGVISASKGSKPRDVLVSEEDFMEWKDSDY; the protein is encoded by the coding sequence GTGAATTGGATAAAAAAACTGTTTAATCAGATTGAGGGAGAAGAAAAAGTCATAGAGCTTAAAAGGGAGCAGGAAAGAGGAACAAGTGGTAAGGATCCTCATGCTAAAGTTGCTTATCAATATCCTACAGGGAAATTCCGTTTTCCTCTCATCCCAGATGAAGAGCAACAAAGGCAGCAAGCTAGACGAACAAAAAGGGAAAAAGCACAGCGAAGTCCAGAGCCGGATGTTACTTTAAATGACGAAGAAAAAAAGGAAAACAACATAAATGAAGATCCTCCACAGAAAAAAGATGAGGGTGCAAAATGGCAAAAGGAAAAAAAGTTTGAAAAGGTTACAAAAGTAGACAGTCAGCCCTTTCATCCAACAGAGGTACCATCGCCAATTTATGGAAATAATCCTCGTCCGCCAAAGAAACTAGAGGGTTATGTGCCTGAAATTGAACTAACAGAAGAATTTGAATTTGCACGAACAGAACGAGATGACACAAGCTCGCAAGAAGAAGTAATGGTAAATGAAGAAGTAATGGATATATCTCCTTTAGAGGAGAAAGCGGAGATATCCGATATTCAACCGGATGAAACTGATGTTCAAGAAGAAGTTGTTATACAGGGAGAAGCTGTAATACAAGAAGAAGCTGTAATACAAGAAGAAGCTGTAATACAAGAAGATGCTGTAATACAAGAAGAAGCTGTAATACAAGAAGAAGCTGTTATACGGGAAGAAGCTGTAATACAAGAAGAACCTGTTATACAGGAAGAAGCTGTAATACAAGAAGAACCGATGAAACAAGACGAATCTATTAATCAGGAAGGCTATCTTTCCGCCAAAGAAGCAGCAGCTACTGCAGAAACAGACATCAAACAAGAACAAAATGAAAAGCCAAAAAGAAAACGACAGCATGTTCCGTTTAATGTAATAATGCTGAAGCAAGATAAACGTTCCCTAGAGCAGAGAAGGCAAAGAGATTCACAGCTTTCGCAAACATCTGATTACTCTCAAAAACAACCTAGCGCAAAGGTACAAAATATTCAAGAGCCAGTAGAGCATCTAGAAGAACAAGTGTCGTTGGATGGAGAACCACAACCCTATTATCAAACACCACCTCTTCACTTTTTAACATTACCACCGCAGCATTCCGAGAATGATCAGGAATGGGTATTGGAACAAAAGAGGCTTCTTGATGAAACACTTCACCATTTTAAAGTAGGTGCGAGAGTGGTGAAAGCAACGCAAGGACCATCTGTCACACAATTTGAGGTGCAGCCAGAACCAGGGGTGAAAGTGAATAAAATTACGAACCTTAGTGATGATATAAAACTAAGCTTGTCTGCAAGAGATATTCGGATGGAGGCGCCGATACCAGGGAAGAACACCATTGGGATAGAAGTGCCTAACCGAGTAAGTAAGCCAGTTTTTATCCGTGAAATAATTCAGGATCCAATGTTTATCCAACATAGTTCTCCACTTACCGTTGCTATGGGACTTGATATTTCAGGTAAGCCGGTTGTGCTTGATTTGCAAAAAATGCCACATGGATTAATTGCAGGTGCCACAGGATCTGGTAAGAGTGTGTGTGTCAATTCCATCATTATGAGTTTGCTATATAAAAGTACACCAGATGAAGTTAAGCTACTATTGATTGATCCTAAAATGGTAGAGCTGACGCCATACAATCATATTCCTCATCTTGTGAGCCCTGTGATTACAGATGTCAAAGCAGCCACCGCCGCATTAAAATGGGCAGTGGAGGAGATGGAGAGAAGGTATGAACTTTTCGTTCATGCCGGAGTTAGAGATATCACCAAATTTAATGAGCTTGCTAAAAAGCATCACCAAGAAACGCTCCCTTATATGGTCATCATCATAGATGAACTGGCTGATTTAATGATGGTAGCACCAAGCGATGTGGAAGAAGCGATATGCCGTATCGCCCAAAAAGCTCGTGCTTGTGGTATGCATCTGTTAATTGCCACACAGCGACCATCAGTAGATGTCATCACAGGGCTAATTAAAGCAAACATTCCTACACGTATTGCTTTTTCCGTTTCATCCCAAGTGGATTCTCGAACCATTATTGATATTGGGGGAGCTGAGAGATTACTAGGAAGAGGAGATATGTTGCTGCTCGAAAACGGAGCCCCCAAGCCGATTAGAGTGCAAGGGAACTTTGTAGCCGATGAGGAAATTGAAAGAGCTGTTGCACATGTCAGGCAGGAACAAAAGCCAAACTATCTTTTTGAACAAAGTGAGCTGTTAAAAGAAAACACAAGCAATGAGGAAGACGAATTGTTTGTGGAAGCCTGTCAATTTGTCATTGAACAAGGTGGTGCTTCTACCTCTAGCTTACAAAGAAAATTTCGGATAGGCTATAATCGTGCAGCCCGCCTAATGGAAATGATGGAGAACCAAGGTGTCATCTCCGCATCAAAGGGAAGCAAACCAAGGGATGTACTCGTCTCAGAAGAAGACTTCATGGAATGGAAGGATTCTGACTATTGA
- a CDS encoding DUF1444 domain-containing protein, protein MTVLKMKRILEEKLSHPNWTLTYDRDKESLRIEDKDTHKGITIALQGVVSKYEQTNDIKAVDEYVYYIKEALTSMKMPIRLNGAERLIYPVIRSTSFPKASNDIPLVYDEHTAETRIYYAVDLGKSYKLIDEKLLEREGLSKNTVKEMAMFNVRSLTENVKEDHVAGNIFYFVRSNDGYDASRILNDSFLDSFKKKITGSMTVAVPHQDVLIIADIQNEVGYDILAELTMSFFVNGKIPITALSFLYEEGELEPIFILGKDNKKQQ, encoded by the coding sequence ATGACAGTACTGAAAATGAAACGCATTCTAGAAGAAAAGCTTTCCCATCCTAACTGGACGTTGACATATGATCGCGATAAAGAGTCCTTAAGAATAGAAGATAAAGATACGCATAAAGGTATTACTATTGCTCTTCAAGGGGTAGTTTCTAAATATGAACAAACAAATGACATAAAGGCTGTCGATGAGTATGTATATTACATCAAAGAGGCTTTAACGAGCATGAAGATGCCTATTCGGTTAAACGGAGCGGAGAGGCTTATTTATCCTGTGATTAGGTCCACGTCGTTTCCAAAAGCAAGCAACGATATTCCGCTTGTATATGATGAGCATACTGCAGAAACTCGAATTTACTATGCAGTAGACCTTGGAAAATCATATAAGCTAATTGATGAAAAGCTCTTAGAAAGGGAAGGACTTTCTAAAAATACAGTTAAAGAAATGGCAATGTTTAATGTTCGGTCTCTTACTGAAAATGTAAAAGAAGATCATGTTGCCGGGAACATATTCTATTTTGTTCGTTCCAACGATGGCTATGATGCTAGCAGAATTCTTAATGATTCATTTCTTGATTCTTTTAAAAAGAAAATTACCGGATCTATGACCGTAGCAGTCCCACACCAAGATGTGTTAATTATCGCTGACATTCAGAATGAAGTCGGTTATGACATATTGGCTGAATTAACAATGAGCTTCTTCGTAAATGGAAAAATTCCTATAACCGCATTATCCTTTCTATATGAAGAAGGGGAGCTTGAGCCAATCTTTATTTTAGGAAAAGATAATAAAAAGCAGCAATAA
- a CDS encoding S8 family peptidase yields the protein MTRKRNRNFAKVFSIIMCLLLIVPSFIPQNAAAQGKKASISLGESKEVMANKIPERLTTQFSKNDEKVTFLIKFKDQVDTLAVAAKAEKSAKIQKASAGQQKLMKRNAVVSELRATAIETQGNVKEYLEKVQAEGKAKDIQSFYVVNGMAVTATKEVMEELAKFPEIEKLLPNETRQLDPSAEAANTTGVAVEEKPAAGLANIEWGVAQIGAPQAWEMGVDGQGTVVASIDTGVQWDHPALMEKYRGYNAGNGSASHEYNWFDATPANQSTPYDDDGHGTHVTGTMVGSEPNGSNQVGVAPGAKWIGVKAFTPSGGTDVALLAAGEWILAPKDANGTPNPAMAPDVVNNSWGGGPGLDEWYRPMVQAWVAADIFPAFAAGNTRIGNPGGPGSVSTPGNYPESFATGATDVNMNLASFSLQGPSPYDETKPEVSAPGVGIRSSFPGSSYGAASGTSMASPHVAGVVALLKQVNANLTVADIEEILMTTATPRTDTNFPESPNNGYGHGIINAFDAVSSIISGLGKIKGQVAKDGEDNDAPTYEHSAPAETYSGMSLPLSIHVQDNVSISSVTLQYQNTTGDWVNLDAERASGSYNDATYTATIPGDDIAEPSVSYRWRIVDFGGNDVSTDTYEVSVQPGITIGYSTDFETDPIGWYSFGAENTWQWGAPTSGPNGANSGEKVYATNLEGNYGNRANMTLVMPPIDLPADSAAYLQFMNWFNLETRYDFAHVFVSTDQENWTQLLRFDGISENWTAREVDLSEYAGQRIYIGFNVTTDGSVVRSGWYLDDVALSAESNASESASTQLEVEKEEKVAVKEEKVNPDKIHPIATPEKAEAVTEDVNPAVLPLHAQVTVVETNRSANTNPANGQYELLHAAGTFTVKAEAYGFHPAEQTVEIAPDGEAVANFVLEEIAQGTLTGTVLNSATGEPVSNATLMLVEDAAIAPVTTDENGNFSITAYEGDYTLRVMAPSYYSENVEVSITGDETTELDLELRPFIGYPGELGYDDGTAENARAFFDAGNGWAVKMSLPEGQNSALVTGGLFRFWDTSWPDPGGTDFQVEVWDATGTDGAPGSKLAGPFDGTALRTGEWTTVDLAAHGIIVEQDFYMVYIQSHPNPNTPGLGTDEDGEFAGRSWQYVGGAWSPSPEEEGNYMIRALVNFEVTPPTITSPADGSYTNESSVTVEGNASPTTTVHVLNNGEEVATATATDEGTFTVDIELGEGENVLTAKSSTETGETEESVPVTIVLDQDAPELAITSPADKSKTNRETVTVTGTVADANLKFVKVNGQKATVTDGTYSHRVMLENGENNIRVVAVDLAGNRVRENVTIYAKYNAPEISNLQPTEDKHLRAGESVKIEFNSEEDLRATFSIRMPLTNTATMMQGNDVNYNVSNAVELPLMEQSPGYYVGYWTATSSVVASGAEIEVKVVDDFENVTRAIADGKLYINEPEEDNGKGKKKPKKPKKKKN from the coding sequence ATGACCAGGAAAAGAAATCGTAATTTTGCTAAAGTGTTTAGTATCATTATGTGTTTGTTACTGATCGTCCCAAGCTTTATTCCGCAAAATGCAGCAGCACAAGGAAAAAAAGCATCCATCTCTTTAGGGGAATCAAAAGAAGTGATGGCAAATAAAATACCTGAAAGATTAACTACACAATTTAGTAAGAATGATGAAAAAGTTACATTCCTAATTAAATTTAAGGACCAAGTGGATACGCTGGCAGTAGCGGCCAAAGCTGAAAAGTCAGCGAAAATCCAAAAAGCCTCTGCAGGTCAACAAAAACTTATGAAACGCAACGCTGTTGTCTCCGAATTAAGGGCAACTGCCATTGAAACGCAGGGAAATGTAAAAGAATATCTTGAAAAGGTACAAGCAGAAGGGAAAGCAAAAGACATCCAGTCCTTCTATGTAGTAAACGGGATGGCCGTTACAGCTACAAAAGAAGTAATGGAAGAACTTGCGAAATTCCCTGAAATTGAAAAACTATTACCAAATGAAACACGTCAGCTAGACCCTTCAGCAGAAGCAGCTAACACCACTGGAGTTGCAGTGGAGGAAAAACCAGCTGCTGGACTTGCAAATATCGAGTGGGGTGTAGCCCAAATTGGTGCTCCACAGGCTTGGGAAATGGGTGTGGATGGTCAAGGAACTGTGGTGGCCAGCATTGATACTGGTGTGCAGTGGGATCATCCAGCATTAATGGAAAAATATCGCGGCTACAATGCAGGAAATGGTAGTGCAAGTCATGAGTACAACTGGTTTGATGCTACCCCAGCAAACCAATCTACTCCATATGATGATGACGGACATGGAACGCACGTAACTGGTACGATGGTTGGTTCTGAGCCTAATGGATCGAACCAGGTTGGAGTTGCACCTGGTGCTAAATGGATCGGTGTTAAAGCATTTACCCCTTCAGGCGGGACCGATGTAGCCTTACTAGCAGCTGGGGAATGGATACTTGCTCCAAAAGATGCAAACGGAACACCTAATCCAGCGATGGCGCCAGATGTTGTCAACAACTCTTGGGGTGGTGGACCTGGATTAGACGAGTGGTATCGTCCGATGGTGCAAGCTTGGGTTGCTGCTGACATCTTCCCTGCTTTTGCAGCTGGAAATACAAGAATCGGAAACCCAGGCGGTCCTGGATCTGTATCCACACCTGGTAACTATCCAGAGTCCTTTGCAACAGGGGCAACCGATGTAAACATGAATCTGGCTAGCTTTTCTTTGCAAGGTCCTTCTCCTTATGATGAAACGAAGCCCGAAGTTTCTGCACCAGGCGTTGGTATTCGATCTTCCTTTCCTGGAAGCAGCTATGGTGCTGCAAGTGGAACCTCGATGGCAAGTCCGCATGTGGCTGGGGTTGTAGCACTATTAAAGCAGGTTAACGCTAACTTAACCGTTGCTGACATTGAAGAAATTTTAATGACAACTGCAACTCCAAGAACGGATACAAACTTCCCTGAATCTCCAAACAACGGATATGGACATGGAATCATCAATGCGTTTGATGCAGTATCCTCCATTATCTCCGGGCTAGGAAAAATAAAAGGGCAAGTAGCGAAAGACGGTGAAGATAACGATGCTCCTACGTATGAACATTCTGCTCCAGCAGAAACTTATTCTGGCATGAGTCTTCCATTAAGCATTCATGTTCAAGACAACGTGAGTATCTCGTCTGTCACCCTTCAATACCAAAACACTACTGGTGATTGGGTAAACCTTGACGCAGAGCGTGCTTCTGGATCTTACAATGATGCAACTTACACTGCAACTATACCTGGCGACGACATTGCAGAGCCTTCTGTATCGTATCGCTGGCGCATAGTGGACTTTGGTGGAAATGATGTATCCACAGATACGTATGAAGTAAGCGTTCAACCAGGAATCACCATTGGATACTCTACCGATTTTGAAACAGACCCAATTGGTTGGTACTCCTTTGGTGCAGAGAATACTTGGCAATGGGGGGCCCCTACAAGTGGGCCAAACGGTGCCAACTCTGGTGAAAAAGTATATGCTACTAACCTAGAAGGCAACTACGGAAACCGTGCAAACATGACTCTTGTGATGCCTCCTATCGACCTGCCAGCTGATAGTGCAGCATATTTACAATTCATGAACTGGTTCAACCTTGAAACACGGTATGACTTTGCTCATGTATTTGTTTCCACTGACCAAGAAAACTGGACACAGCTTCTCCGCTTTGACGGAATCAGCGAAAACTGGACGGCAAGAGAAGTAGACTTATCAGAGTACGCTGGTCAACGTATCTACATCGGCTTTAACGTAACAACAGATGGAAGTGTTGTTCGATCAGGCTGGTATCTTGATGATGTCGCATTATCTGCTGAATCTAATGCGAGTGAGTCTGCTTCCACTCAATTGGAAGTGGAAAAAGAAGAGAAAGTAGCAGTAAAAGAAGAGAAAGTAAATCCGGATAAAATTCATCCTATTGCCACTCCTGAAAAAGCAGAAGCAGTGACAGAGGATGTAAATCCAGCGGTCCTCCCATTACATGCACAAGTTACCGTTGTAGAAACAAACCGCTCTGCAAACACGAACCCTGCAAATGGGCAATATGAGCTTTTACATGCAGCAGGAACATTTACGGTAAAAGCAGAAGCTTATGGGTTCCACCCAGCTGAGCAAACAGTGGAAATTGCACCAGACGGGGAAGCAGTTGCAAACTTTGTGCTAGAAGAAATCGCACAAGGGACATTAACAGGTACGGTCCTTAACAGCGCAACAGGTGAGCCTGTGTCAAACGCAACCTTAATGTTAGTCGAAGATGCGGCCATTGCTCCTGTTACTACAGATGAAAATGGAAACTTCTCCATCACAGCATATGAAGGAGACTACACGCTTCGTGTGATGGCGCCTTCGTATTACAGCGAAAATGTAGAAGTTAGCATTACTGGGGATGAAACTACCGAGCTTGACCTTGAATTACGCCCATTCATTGGATATCCAGGTGAACTAGGATATGACGATGGTACCGCTGAAAATGCACGTGCCTTCTTTGACGCAGGTAACGGGTGGGCAGTGAAAATGTCGCTACCAGAAGGTCAAAATAGTGCCCTCGTCACTGGCGGATTGTTCCGCTTCTGGGATACATCATGGCCAGATCCTGGTGGAACAGACTTTCAAGTAGAGGTTTGGGATGCTACTGGCACAGACGGAGCACCTGGTTCGAAGCTTGCTGGTCCATTTGACGGAACGGCACTTCGTACAGGAGAATGGACAACTGTTGATTTGGCTGCACATGGGATCATTGTAGAACAAGACTTCTATATGGTTTACATCCAGTCTCACCCTAACCCGAATACACCTGGTCTTGGAACGGATGAAGATGGAGAATTTGCTGGACGCAGCTGGCAATACGTTGGCGGAGCATGGTCACCATCTCCAGAAGAAGAAGGCAACTATATGATCCGAGCACTTGTGAACTTTGAAGTAACACCACCAACAATCACTTCTCCTGCTGATGGTTCTTACACAAATGAATCTTCAGTCACAGTAGAAGGGAACGCGTCTCCTACTACAACCGTTCATGTGTTAAACAATGGAGAGGAAGTTGCCACTGCTACAGCCACGGACGAAGGAACATTTACAGTAGACATTGAGCTTGGTGAAGGCGAAAACGTCCTAACTGCTAAATCTTCAACAGAAACTGGCGAAACTGAGGAATCTGTTCCAGTAACCATTGTCCTTGATCAAGACGCTCCTGAGCTTGCGATTACAAGCCCAGCTGATAAATCCAAAACCAATCGTGAAACAGTAACGGTTACTGGAACGGTTGCAGATGCAAACCTTAAGTTTGTAAAAGTTAATGGTCAAAAAGCAACGGTAACGGATGGCACTTATTCTCACCGTGTCATGCTTGAGAATGGGGAAAATAACATTCGCGTTGTGGCAGTAGATTTAGCAGGAAATCGAGTGCGTGAAAATGTGACGATTTATGCTAAATATAACGCACCAGAAATTTCTAATCTTCAACCAACAGAGGATAAGCATTTACGTGCCGGTGAATCAGTGAAGATTGAGTTTAATAGTGAAGAAGACTTACGTGCAACATTCTCCATCCGCATGCCGCTGACAAATACAGCGACCATGATGCAAGGAAACGATGTGAATTACAATGTAAGTAACGCTGTTGAGCTTCCTTTAATGGAACAATCTCCTGGTTACTATGTTGGTTACTGGACGGCCACTTCAAGCGTGGTCGCAAGTGGAGCGGAAATTGAAGTAAAGGTAGTCGATGACTTTGAAAATGTAACGCGCGCTATCGCAGATGGGAAACTGTATATTAATGAACCAGAAGAGGATAATGGAAAAGGGAAAAAGAAGCCTAAAAAGCCAAAAAAGAAGAAAAACTAA
- a CDS encoding thioredoxin family protein: MEKLQSLEQFEALKAEGNVVFMFSADWCPDCRVIEPVLPEIMEKFKEYTFIYVDRDKFIDLCAELSVFGIPSFVGYRNGEEAGRFVSKDRKTQDEIEAFVASLG; the protein is encoded by the coding sequence ATGGAAAAATTACAATCTTTGGAGCAATTTGAGGCATTGAAAGCAGAAGGGAATGTAGTGTTTATGTTCTCTGCGGACTGGTGTCCGGACTGTCGTGTTATCGAGCCTGTGTTGCCTGAAATTATGGAAAAGTTTAAAGAGTACACATTCATTTATGTGGACAGAGATAAATTCATTGACCTTTGTGCAGAATTGAGTGTCTTCGGAATTCCTAGCTTTGTTGGCTATCGAAATGGTGAAGAGGCAGGAAGATTTGTAAGCAAGGATCGTAAAACACAAGATGAAATTGAGGCGTTTGTTGCGTCACTTGGTTAA